Proteins co-encoded in one Bacillus paramycoides genomic window:
- the tenA gene encoding thiaminase II codes for MKFCDRLLETVQPVWEMSHNHPFVVGMGDGTLEKDKFQYYIIQDYLYLLDYAKLYAIGVVKATNPQVMGKFAEQIDGILNGEMTIHKQYAKRLGISIEEIESAKPSAKNLAYTNYMMSVSQNGTLAELIAALLPCMWSYWEIGKRLNDIPGARDHEFFGEWIQGYSSEEYGNLCVWLIDLLNEMAVGKSEKELDRLEEIFLYSSRFEYLFWDMSYHKEMWGFEEQEHTTAS; via the coding sequence ATGAAATTTTGCGATAGATTGTTAGAAACTGTACAACCAGTTTGGGAGATGAGTCATAATCATCCATTTGTTGTAGGTATGGGAGATGGCACGTTAGAAAAAGATAAGTTTCAATATTACATTATTCAAGATTATTTATATTTGTTAGATTATGCAAAGCTATATGCCATCGGTGTTGTAAAGGCAACGAATCCACAAGTAATGGGGAAATTTGCTGAACAAATTGATGGGATATTAAATGGAGAAATGACAATTCATAAACAATATGCGAAAAGACTTGGAATTTCTATAGAGGAGATAGAGTCTGCAAAGCCATCTGCTAAAAATTTAGCTTATACAAATTACATGATGTCTGTATCTCAAAATGGCACACTTGCGGAATTAATAGCAGCACTTCTTCCATGTATGTGGAGCTACTGGGAAATTGGAAAGCGTTTAAATGATATTCCTGGAGCAAGAGATCATGAGTTCTTTGGTGAGTGGATTCAAGGCTATAGTTCTGAAGAATATGGCAACCTTTGTGTTTGGTTAATAGATTTATTAAATGAAATGGCAGTTGGAAAGTCTGAAAAAGAGCTAGATCGATTAGAGGAGATTTTCCTATATTCCAGTCGATTTGAATATTTATTCTGGGATATGTCCTACCATAAGGAGATGTGGGGATTTGAGGAGCAAGAACATACTACAGCTTCATAA
- a CDS encoding ABC transporter ATP-binding protein, with translation MRSKNILQLHNVSFHYDEKPIINELNASIQDKEFVSIIGPSGCGKSTLFRLITGLEEASTGQIELTETKSHPVGYMPQKDMLLPWRTIIENAALPLECQGVQKKEAQIKAKELLHKFGLQGYETKYPKDLSGGMRQRVSFIRTLLTGGEILLLDEPFSALDALTKASLQEWLFEQWKEWKKTILFITHDVEEALFLSNRILVVEQQPITTLTERIVPLDHNRTRKDLYKPEVLALKDELLSMLQRQVLV, from the coding sequence TTGAGGAGCAAGAACATACTACAGCTTCATAATGTTTCTTTTCATTATGATGAGAAGCCAATCATCAATGAATTAAATGCTTCTATACAAGATAAAGAGTTTGTAAGTATTATCGGACCGAGTGGATGCGGGAAAAGTACTTTATTTCGCCTTATTACAGGTTTAGAAGAAGCAAGTACGGGACAGATAGAGCTGACAGAAACAAAGAGCCATCCTGTAGGGTATATGCCCCAAAAAGATATGCTCCTGCCGTGGAGAACGATTATTGAGAATGCTGCCCTGCCGTTAGAGTGCCAAGGTGTACAGAAGAAAGAAGCACAAATAAAGGCGAAGGAACTGCTACATAAATTTGGCTTACAAGGGTATGAGACAAAATATCCGAAAGATTTATCTGGTGGTATGAGACAACGTGTATCCTTTATTCGAACTTTATTAACAGGCGGGGAGATATTGCTGTTAGATGAACCGTTTAGCGCGTTGGATGCTTTAACGAAGGCATCTTTGCAAGAATGGCTGTTTGAACAATGGAAAGAGTGGAAAAAAACAATTTTATTTATCACTCATGATGTGGAAGAAGCATTGTTTCTTTCTAATCGAATTTTAGTAGTAGAGCAGCAACCGATAACTACTTTAACCGAGAGGATTGTACCGCTTGATCATAATCGGACAAGAAAAGATTTATATAAGCCTGAAGTGTTAGCGCTTAAAGATGAGCTTCTTAGTATGTTACAAAGGCAGGTACTTGTATGA
- a CDS encoding ABC transporter permease, whose translation MNRLKELLPALTLSSILLFMWEIGARIVDEMYILPSPSAIVMKIWKLKDILFTVHLPATLYVVLIGVAISIVLGVGLAMLMNASNWMERAFYPLLVASQTIPITALAPLFVLWFGYTIWSKVVVTVLITFFPIAVNTYDGLRSTKKEWEELLVTYGATKKDVFLKLKLPSALPYFFSALKIAVPLSVIGAAIGEWLGAQAGLGYFSKRMMTQLDGAGVFAPIVLLSLLAIFFVILISILEKKFISWRKHS comes from the coding sequence ATGAACCGGTTGAAGGAGTTATTACCTGCGCTTACACTTTCTAGTATTTTACTTTTCATGTGGGAAATTGGTGCAAGAATTGTAGATGAAATGTACATTTTACCGTCACCGTCTGCAATTGTAATGAAGATATGGAAACTAAAAGATATATTATTTACGGTTCATTTGCCGGCAACATTATATGTCGTTTTAATAGGGGTGGCTATTTCTATCGTACTTGGAGTAGGGCTAGCGATGTTAATGAACGCGAGTAATTGGATGGAGAGAGCATTTTATCCATTATTAGTGGCTTCACAAACGATTCCTATTACAGCGCTTGCTCCGCTCTTCGTTTTGTGGTTTGGATATACGATTTGGAGTAAGGTCGTTGTTACGGTTTTAATTACGTTTTTCCCAATTGCGGTCAATACGTATGATGGACTACGCAGTACGAAAAAAGAATGGGAAGAGCTTTTAGTTACGTACGGGGCAACGAAAAAAGATGTTTTTCTTAAATTAAAATTGCCGTCTGCTCTTCCTTATTTTTTCTCAGCTTTAAAAATTGCAGTTCCGCTTAGTGTAATTGGGGCAGCAATTGGCGAATGGCTCGGTGCACAAGCTGGGTTAGGATATTTCAGTAAAAGAATGATGACGCAGTTAGACGGAGCAGGTGTATTTGCACCCATTGTATTGTTATCATTACTAGCTATTTTC